From a single Triplophysa rosa linkage group LG1, Trosa_1v2, whole genome shotgun sequence genomic region:
- the ankrd53 gene encoding ankyrin repeat domain-containing protein 53, with amino-acid sequence MKLLLDAGDVVDVNAGCPHGRRPIHMVLTAQSRPHTHACLTYLLEHEAQTNVRTDEGLSPLHLAAAEGLRDCAETLVRNKADTHARDNRGHTALDLARIWGHRSIARFLKDAMWKKDKEQEMEKHKQLHHLRQDLLTMTESREKMVRLTVKRQHPINVKQTPRHAFCQPAEPEMPDDPRKCHPKPTENSSISPIPSKPPPGSIGRSRGVPSETNLRHSVRLDCWKDGRSRYMASWDGVERSLPDLPLNDLLKGLFPSAFPSRIESPRDFQSSSVLDVPRLGRTLKPDGSPWTEVAMHLTEEFQPGHY; translated from the exons ATGAAGCTCCTGCTGGACGCTGGTGATGTTGTGGACGTCAATGCTGGCTGTCCTCATGGACGCAGACCCATACACATGGTGTTAACCGCTCAGAGTCGACCCCACACACACGCCTGTCTCACCTACCTGCTGGAACATGAAGCACAGACCAATGT AAGGACAGATGAAGGGTTGAGTCCACTGCACCTGGCTGCTGCTGAAGGTCTGAGAGACTGCGCTGAGACACTCGTGAGAAATAAAGCAGACACACATGCTCGAGACAACAGAGGTCACACGGCGCTTGACCTCGCTCGTATCTGGGGTCACAGGTCCATTGCCAG GTTTCTGAAAGATGCCATGTGGAAGAAGGACAAAGAGCAGGAGATGGAGAAACACAAACAGCTGCATCATCTCCGACAGGACCTGCTcacaatgacagagagcagagaAAAG ATGGTCAGATTGACTGTGAAGAGGCAACACCCCATAAATGTCAAGCAAACCCCCAGACATGCCTTCTGTCAACCCGCTGAGCCAGAGATGCCAGACGATCCCAGAAAATGTCACCCTAAACCGACAGAAAATTCTAGCATCTCACCCATCCCTTCCAAACCTCCTCCGGGGAGCATCGGTCGATCTCGGGGGGTTCCATCGGAGACAAATTTGCGTCATAGCGTGAGGCTCGACTGCTGGAAAGATGGCCGCTCTCGATACATGGCATCATGGGATGGCGTTGAACGTTCATTGCCCGACCTGCCACTGAACGATCTTCTGAAAGGTCTGTTTCCATCTGCGTTCCCATCACGGATCGAATCTCCTCGGGATTTTCAGAGTTCTAGCGTGCTGGATGTGCCTCGGTTAGGCCGGACCTTAAAACCGGATGGATCACCGTGGACCGAGGTGGCAATGCATCTTACAGAGGAGTTCCAGCCAGGACACTATTAG